Proteins encoded by one window of Candidatus Neomarinimicrobiota bacterium:
- a CDS encoding patatin-like phospholipase family protein codes for MKIGIALGGGGARGIAHIGVLKVLEREKIPIDFIAGTSMGAIIGAMYSQNPSAHSVINRIQIYLESNDYKSLGIKHFVPRQVKAEKTLSFLQFLYKGLWERFSMEISSRRSGLLKKNRLEEALKILLNQGNIEDTAIPFAAVATDISSGKTVVIREGDIRKAVRISASIPGIVPPEIVEESVLVDGGVTEPVPVHAVRKMGADFVIAISVNVKELNPLKNPNIIDIITRAETIRGNILSSEIIKDADFLFYPDLKDAHWSEFMRYYEFIEAGIKEAEEKIDELKKVLKKRKSLWRRIWKRQ; via the coding sequence ATGAAAATAGGAATAGCACTTGGCGGAGGTGGTGCAAGAGGTATAGCACACATAGGAGTACTTAAAGTACTGGAAAGAGAAAAAATACCAATAGATTTTATAGCAGGAACATCAATGGGAGCAATTATAGGAGCGATGTATTCTCAGAATCCCAGTGCTCATAGTGTTATTAATAGAATTCAGATATACCTTGAATCAAATGATTACAAATCACTTGGGATAAAGCATTTTGTACCTAGACAAGTCAAAGCAGAAAAGACATTATCCTTCCTTCAATTTCTTTATAAAGGATTGTGGGAAAGATTTTCGATGGAAATCTCATCCAGACGAAGCGGACTATTAAAGAAAAACCGACTGGAAGAAGCGCTAAAAATACTTTTAAATCAGGGTAACATTGAAGATACAGCTATACCTTTCGCAGCTGTGGCAACAGATATCTCAAGTGGCAAAACAGTTGTAATAAGAGAAGGCGATATAAGAAAGGCTGTAAGAATCAGTGCATCTATACCCGGGATAGTTCCCCCTGAGATAGTAGAAGAAAGCGTTCTAGTAGATGGTGGCGTTACAGAGCCAGTGCCTGTCCATGCTGTTAGAAAGATGGGAGCTGATTTCGTAATCGCAATCTCTGTTAACGTTAAGGAACTAAATCCTTTAAAAAATCCAAATATAATAGACATTATAACAAGGGCAGAAACAATCCGAGGAAACATTCTATCCAGCGAAATCATTAAAGACGCTGATTTTCTATTTTACCCTGACTTGAAAGATGCTCACTGGAGTGAATTCATGAGATATTATGAATTTATAGAGGCTGGAATTAAGGAAGCAGAAGAAAAAATTGATGAGCTGAAAAAGGTTCTAAAAAAGAGAAAAAGCCTCTGGAGAAGGATATGGAAAAGGCAATAA
- a CDS encoding peptidylprolyl isomerase, producing MVFPTILLILSALVLPQPITNTQIDSIINKVKNLPVEPVTSEDIVVIDTDYGKIMIDLLEEQAPLHCMNFKKLVKAGFYNGTTFHRVIPNFVIQGGDILSRDENPSNDGTGGLGYTIPAEIILKHKRGMVGAARLPDNINPRMESSACQFYICLKDLPHLDGSYTIFGKVVTGMDVVDRIAMVKTDKMNKPIKPVIMKKVYVTIKNKTNQR from the coding sequence ATGGTTTTTCCTACTATTCTATTAATTTTATCAGCTTTGGTATTACCTCAGCCTATCACGAACACTCAAATTGATAGCATAATAAACAAAGTAAAAAACCTTCCCGTAGAGCCCGTAACTTCCGAAGATATAGTAGTCATTGATACAGACTATGGAAAAATAATGATTGACCTGCTAGAAGAGCAGGCCCCACTACATTGTATGAACTTCAAAAAGCTGGTAAAAGCAGGATTTTATAATGGAACAACATTTCACAGAGTCATCCCAAATTTTGTCATTCAAGGTGGGGATATTCTTTCAAGAGATGAAAACCCATCAAATGATGGTACAGGTGGTCTGGGGTATACAATACCTGCTGAGATAATTCTTAAACATAAGAGAGGAATGGTAGGCGCAGCAAGACTTCCTGACAATATAAATCCGAGGATGGAATCCTCTGCCTGCCAGTTTTATATATGCCTCAAAGATTTACCACATCTTGATGGTAGCTACACTATTTTCGGAAAGGTAGTAACAGGCATGGATGTGGTAGATAGAATCGCAATGGTAAAAACCGATAAAATGAATAAACCCATCAAACCTGTTATAATGAAAAAAGTCTATGTAACCATTAAAAACAAAACAAATCAAAGGTAG
- a CDS encoding MBL fold metallo-hydrolase — MIFCNLGSGSKGNSTFIKYNNTAVLIDQGFSIKEIVRRLNQRDLNPLDIKAIILTHEHSDHISGVAPFARRYKIPVYMTELTYRVIKQNQFNNVHIKTFTSGESFKIFDLGIKTFKIPHDAADPIGLVISSGGKSIGILTDIGSPIESLFQHIDNVNLLLLESNHDLFMLLNGPYPLNVIQRIKSRLGHLSNDQALYFFRKVSQNTNTKYIVIGHISETNNDPMIINEMFSKENNKRIKIEIARQNYPSNVIKI, encoded by the coding sequence ATGATCTTCTGCAATCTGGGTAGTGGTAGTAAGGGAAACTCAACATTTATAAAATACAACAACACAGCCGTACTCATAGATCAGGGCTTCAGTATTAAAGAAATAGTAAGAAGATTGAATCAAAGGGATTTGAACCCTTTAGATATCAAAGCTATAATTCTCACCCATGAACATTCAGACCATATTTCAGGTGTAGCTCCCTTTGCAAGGAGATATAAAATACCTGTCTATATGACAGAATTAACCTACCGGGTAATAAAACAAAATCAATTTAATAATGTTCATATTAAAACATTTACCTCGGGCGAATCTTTCAAAATTTTTGATTTAGGAATAAAAACATTCAAAATACCTCACGACGCAGCTGATCCCATCGGTCTAGTAATATCATCTGGTGGCAAATCCATTGGCATTTTAACAGACATAGGTAGCCCTATTGAATCTCTTTTTCAACATATTGATAATGTAAATTTACTCCTTCTCGAAAGTAATCATGATCTATTTATGCTTTTAAATGGTCCATATCCACTAAATGTAATACAGCGAATAAAATCCCGTTTGGGACATTTATCCAATGATCAGGCTCTATATTTTTTCAGAAAAGTCAGCCAAAACACTAATACTAAATATATAGTCATTGGGCATATAAGCGAAACTAATAATGATCCAATGATTATCAACGAAATGTTTTCAAAAGAAAATAATAAAAGAATAAAAATAGAAATAGCGCGACAGAATTATCCATCAAATGTAATAAAGATATAA
- a CDS encoding orotate phosphoribosyltransferase: MKQETLENYLLDTGAILKGHFLLTSGLHSDTYVEKFRILEYPKLTEKLCRSIATYFESKKPHVVVGAATGGIIISHVVAKFLACRSIFAERVSDKLTFRRGFKINPRERVLIVDDILTTGSSLYELIDLVVKQDGVIVGIGVFIDRSMGNVKFSLPYFPLVKLNIPTYNPDDCPLCKKGIPLEIRGRTGKK; this comes from the coding sequence ATGAAACAAGAAACGCTTGAAAATTATCTCCTAGACACAGGGGCAATTCTCAAAGGACATTTCCTACTGACAAGTGGTCTACACAGCGACACATATGTAGAGAAATTCAGAATACTGGAATACCCTAAGCTTACTGAAAAACTTTGTAGATCAATTGCTACTTACTTTGAAAGTAAAAAACCACATGTTGTTGTAGGAGCAGCCACAGGTGGTATTATAATTAGTCACGTTGTAGCAAAGTTTCTCGCTTGTCGAAGTATCTTTGCAGAGAGAGTATCAGATAAATTAACATTTCGTAGAGGTTTCAAAATCAATCCAAGGGAGAGAGTACTAATTGTTGACGATATTTTAACAACAGGAAGCTCTCTTTATGAATTAATTGACCTTGTAGTTAAACAGGACGGAGTCATTGTGGGTATAGGGGTATTTATAGATAGAAGCATGGGAAACGTTAAATTTAGCCTCCCCTATTTCCCGCTTGTCAAATTAAATATTCCAACTTATAACCCAGATGATTGTCCCCTGTGTAAAAAGGGTATACCGCTCGAAATAAGAGGTAGAACTGGTAAAAAATGA
- the pyrF gene encoding orotidine-5'-phosphate decarboxylase gives MKFIEKLKNSINTKKTYLCIGIDPDPEKLPPDFSKNVTGIMDYVTEVINLTKDITAAYKFNMAFFEVWGSRGWKIIEKIGNLIPEDIFLIADGKRGDIGNSARFYAKALLENLFFDAVTVSPYLGTDSIIPFIESEKKGAFVLCVTTNKSACKIQNFKENGKPLYVHVAEIVNNLNTKCNLGLVVGATKPKKLLELRDKFPSLPFLIPGIGAQGGDIEASRSVCKPDIGLINISRAILYPDSNKINEVKTKAIEFRKLLNKE, from the coding sequence ATGAAGTTTATAGAAAAGCTAAAGAATTCGATCAACACCAAAAAAACATATCTCTGTATAGGAATTGACCCCGATCCTGAAAAATTGCCTCCTGATTTTAGTAAAAATGTTACTGGGATAATGGATTATGTTACAGAGGTCATAAATCTCACCAAGGACATAACCGCCGCATACAAATTCAATATGGCTTTTTTCGAAGTCTGGGGTTCCCGCGGCTGGAAAATCATAGAAAAAATAGGAAACCTAATTCCAGAAGATATTTTTTTAATTGCCGATGGGAAAAGAGGCGACATTGGAAACAGTGCCCGATTTTATGCAAAGGCACTGCTGGAAAACCTCTTTTTTGATGCTGTCACTGTATCCCCATACTTAGGCACTGACTCCATTATCCCTTTTATTGAGAGTGAAAAGAAGGGAGCTTTTGTACTCTGCGTCACAACAAATAAATCCGCTTGTAAAATACAAAACTTCAAAGAAAACGGTAAACCTCTATATGTACACGTTGCTGAAATTGTAAATAATTTAAATACGAAGTGTAATCTTGGTCTTGTTGTTGGTGCTACAAAACCTAAAAAACTCCTTGAGTTAAGAGATAAATTTCCTTCTCTGCCATTTCTAATCCCAGGGATCGGAGCTCAAGGAGGAGATATTGAAGCATCTAGATCGGTATGTAAACCAGATATTGGACTTATTAATATCTCACGTGCAATTCTTTATCCTGATTCAAACAAGATTAATGAGGTTAAGACAAAAGCAATAGAATTTAGAAAATTACTAAATAAAGAGTAA
- a CDS encoding tetratricopeptide repeat protein has protein sequence MKLLKISNIILVVVLFIGSLIFNISCQSPEVTSAKVYLQQNNPDAAEEQLLIALEREPENPEVTYLLAIGVYAQKKDWEKARYYLDETIKRDTTYRAKVDDAKKRIWNEIHNEGANYFNEALNAILDIEKDSLLEEAANRFEKALLFSGTEAPTYNGLIKCYYMLGDTDNVIKTGQKALENGIFDKDVFFYYSQALWSRGQQDIVLEQLDKALEEHPDIRELYVLKIQFLADLNRNEEALKYAKILADKYPDDLDVKFILAQLYARAGYLDEAKVEYQKILAENPEDLEVLQRIAKAYFDSKDWPMAEMYARKIVELEPNDPYGYEVLWKSIYNQGRLEEAQKYRAIEKSLRGQQ, from the coding sequence ATGAAGTTATTGAAAATTTCAAACATCATTTTAGTTGTTGTATTGTTTATAGGCAGTTTAATTTTTAATATCTCCTGTCAGAGTCCAGAAGTCACGTCCGCAAAGGTTTATCTCCAGCAGAATAACCCGGATGCAGCTGAAGAACAGCTTTTAATAGCTCTTGAAAGAGAGCCTGAAAACCCGGAGGTTACGTATCTTCTTGCTATTGGTGTTTATGCACAGAAAAAGGATTGGGAAAAAGCGAGGTATTACTTAGATGAGACGATAAAAAGAGATACCACATATAGGGCAAAGGTTGATGATGCTAAGAAAAGAATATGGAATGAAATCCATAATGAAGGTGCAAATTATTTTAACGAAGCCCTAAATGCAATACTGGACATAGAAAAGGATTCATTATTAGAGGAAGCTGCGAATAGATTTGAAAAGGCATTGCTTTTTTCCGGTACAGAGGCACCTACATATAATGGATTGATAAAATGCTATTATATGTTAGGAGATACAGATAATGTTATAAAGACTGGTCAGAAAGCTCTCGAAAATGGGATATTTGACAAGGATGTATTCTTCTATTATTCGCAGGCTTTATGGAGTAGAGGTCAGCAGGATATAGTTCTTGAACAGCTTGATAAAGCCTTGGAAGAGCATCCGGATATTCGCGAGTTATATGTGCTAAAGATTCAGTTTCTTGCTGATTTAAATAGAAACGAAGAGGCTTTGAAGTATGCCAAAATTCTCGCTGATAAGTATCCCGATGATTTGGATGTGAAGTTCATTCTAGCTCAATTGTATGCGAGAGCTGGTTATTTAGATGAGGCAAAGGTAGAATATCAGAAAATACTGGCGGAAAATCCGGAGGATCTTGAAGTCCTTCAGAGAATCGCAAAAGCCTATTTTGATTCTAAGGATTGGCCTATGGCTGAGATGTATGCAAGGAAAATAGTTGAATTAGAACCAAATGACCCATACGGTTATGAGGTTTTATGGAAGTCGATATATAATCAGGGTAGACTTGAAGAAGCTCAAAAATATAGAGCTATAGAAAAGAGTTTACGAGGTCAACAATAA
- a CDS encoding DUF58 domain-containing protein — protein sequence MNNEKLKYLDPQVLAKLDNIKLRTRLAVEGFIIGLHKSPYHGFSVEFAEHRPYMAGDEVKHIDWKLYGKTDRFFVKQFEEETNLKCYIILDKSGSMEFKSNEISKFEYGGIISSALSYLMLKQQDAVGLILFDTKINRYIPPSAKFGHLDNILVEIQNAKLGGETKVAPIIHEMAEKIKKRGLIILISDLMDDPYEIVQGLKHFKHKKHEVIVFQILDPQELNFRYKDNIKFVDRETGDSIISQPWYIRDSYIKTIFGIISFYKKELSQNKIDFAQLRTDQNVGIALTEFLKKRAKLR from the coding sequence ATGAATAATGAAAAACTAAAATATCTTGATCCACAAGTACTTGCAAAACTCGATAATATAAAACTGAGAACAAGGCTTGCAGTAGAGGGTTTTATTATTGGTCTCCATAAAAGTCCCTACCATGGATTTTCAGTGGAGTTTGCAGAGCACCGACCCTATATGGCAGGAGATGAGGTAAAACACATAGATTGGAAGCTTTACGGAAAAACCGATAGATTCTTCGTCAAACAATTCGAAGAAGAAACAAATCTTAAATGCTATATAATACTTGATAAAAGTGGATCAATGGAATTTAAATCCAATGAAATATCTAAATTTGAATACGGAGGTATCATTTCTTCCGCACTCTCATATTTGATGTTAAAACAGCAGGATGCGGTTGGGCTAATACTTTTTGATACAAAAATTAATAGATATATACCCCCATCGGCTAAATTTGGACATCTGGATAATATTCTTGTTGAAATACAAAATGCTAAATTGGGTGGGGAGACAAAAGTAGCCCCAATCATTCATGAAATGGCAGAAAAAATCAAAAAAAGAGGATTAATTATTCTTATTTCAGATTTAATGGATGATCCCTATGAAATAGTACAGGGGCTAAAACATTTCAAACACAAAAAGCATGAGGTAATAGTTTTTCAAATATTAGATCCACAGGAGCTAAACTTTCGTTACAAAGATAACATAAAATTTGTGGATAGAGAAACAGGTGATTCGATTATAAGCCAACCATGGTATATAAGAGATTCATATATAAAAACTATTTTTGGTATTATATCTTTTTATAAAAAAGAATTAAGTCAGAATAAAATAGACTTTGCACAATTAAGAACTGACCAAAACGTAGGTATTGCACTGACTGAATTTCTCAAAAAACGTGCTAAGTTAAGATAA
- a CDS encoding MoxR family ATPase has protein sequence MKKVELNNDIGILDKIINIKARIFNEIGKRIVGQREIIEKILIAIFCRGHCLLIGVPGLAKTLIIKSISEILDLKFSRIQFTPDLMPSDIVGTEIIEEDKASGKRSFKFYKGPIFANIILADEINRTPPKTQSALLEAMQEHRVTAAGKTYILEEPFFVLATQNPIEQEGTYPLPEAQLDRFMFCLNVDYPSFKEEKEIVKTTTSAPLSTLEKIVSKDEIIEIQGLILQVPVSDNVIDFAVKLSANSRPGRDGCPDFINEWVEWGAGPRASQYLILAAKAVALLDGRPSPEIDDVIKISLPVLRHRIIKNFNAEAEGISTDHIIERLIKTI, from the coding sequence ATGAAAAAAGTAGAATTAAATAACGATATTGGCATTTTAGATAAGATTATCAATATAAAAGCAAGAATATTTAATGAAATAGGGAAAAGAATCGTAGGTCAGAGGGAAATTATTGAAAAAATACTTATTGCAATCTTTTGCCGCGGACACTGCCTGCTAATAGGTGTCCCTGGACTTGCCAAAACATTGATAATAAAATCAATATCCGAAATCTTGGATCTAAAGTTTTCAAGAATTCAATTTACTCCCGATCTGATGCCCAGTGATATCGTAGGGACTGAAATTATTGAAGAGGATAAAGCAAGTGGTAAAAGATCATTTAAATTCTATAAAGGACCCATTTTCGCCAATATTATCCTTGCGGATGAAATAAACAGGACGCCACCCAAGACTCAATCTGCCCTCCTAGAAGCAATGCAGGAGCATCGTGTAACGGCAGCTGGTAAAACATACATCCTGGAGGAACCATTTTTTGTACTTGCCACTCAGAATCCGATTGAACAGGAAGGAACATATCCATTACCAGAGGCTCAATTGGATAGGTTTATGTTCTGTCTCAATGTAGACTATCCTTCTTTTAAAGAGGAAAAAGAAATTGTAAAAACAACAACTTCAGCTCCTCTATCAACCTTAGAAAAAATCGTTTCAAAGGATGAAATAATTGAAATTCAGGGTCTGATCCTGCAGGTCCCTGTTTCGGATAATGTTATCGATTTTGCCGTCAAATTGTCAGCAAATTCTCGCCCAGGCAGAGATGGCTGCCCTGATTTCATAAATGAGTGGGTTGAATGGGGAGCCGGCCCAAGAGCAAGTCAATATCTTATTCTTGCAGCAAAGGCAGTAGCTTTACTCGATGGTAGACCCTCCCCAGAAATAGATGATGTTATTAAAATTTCACTTCCAGTCTTAAGACACAGAATTATCAAGAATTTTAATGCAGAAGCGGAAGGAATTAGTACTGATCATATAATAGAAAGGCTAATAAAAACCATATGA
- a CDS encoding 2-oxo acid dehydrogenase subunit E2, translating into MNEKQNYISPWRLLAISAYKAPSDSKIYGTFEVDVTDVLNYIEKAKGKGKKLTITHFVIAALARTLHEDVPEINCYITRGKFKFRKNVNICISVSIDEGTEMTAVIIKKANELSVSEICDKLNEEVEKIRLKGEELEGFDAKKFLSKIPWPFRTWFVKLIKFWVYDLGLKFPFLNIPSDPFGSLILSNIGSLGLTVGLGALFPLGRVPAVIMIGKIQDKPVVINGEIKIRSILPFGGTFDHRIVDGAQISKFVLGAVHRLQKPEQLDKPNRKE; encoded by the coding sequence ATGAATGAAAAACAAAACTATATAAGTCCATGGAGACTACTTGCAATATCAGCATACAAAGCACCATCCGATAGCAAAATATATGGTACTTTTGAAGTCGATGTCACAGATGTTTTAAACTATATTGAAAAAGCCAAGGGAAAGGGTAAAAAACTCACTATCACACACTTTGTGATAGCGGCCCTGGCAAGGACTCTGCATGAGGATGTACCTGAAATAAACTGCTACATAACAAGGGGGAAATTCAAGTTCAGAAAAAATGTTAATATTTGTATATCGGTGTCAATAGACGAGGGAACAGAAATGACTGCTGTTATTATAAAGAAGGCTAATGAGCTCTCAGTAAGCGAAATCTGTGATAAATTAAATGAAGAGGTTGAAAAAATACGATTAAAAGGAGAAGAATTAGAGGGGTTTGATGCTAAAAAGTTTCTATCAAAAATTCCATGGCCTTTCAGAACGTGGTTCGTTAAACTGATCAAGTTCTGGGTGTATGATCTGGGTTTAAAATTTCCATTTCTTAATATACCCAGTGACCCCTTTGGTAGTTTGATACTTTCAAATATCGGTAGTCTGGGACTTACGGTAGGTCTGGGAGCTCTATTTCCATTGGGGAGAGTTCCGGCTGTGATAATGATAGGGAAAATACAGGATAAGCCTGTAGTGATAAATGGAGAAATAAAAATACGTTCAATTTTACCTTTTGGAGGTACTTTCGATCACAGAATAGTTGATGGAGCACAGATAAGTAAATTCGTGCTTGGAGCCGTACATAGATTACAAAAACCAGAACAACTGGATAAACCAAACAGAAAGGAATAA